A region from the Vicia villosa cultivar HV-30 ecotype Madison, WI linkage group LG3, Vvil1.0, whole genome shotgun sequence genome encodes:
- the LOC131658891 gene encoding uncharacterized protein LOC131658891, whose product MVAGRNDDAIAERFDEEGIEVSWAIFRDAFQENYFLEDVYGKKEVEFLELKQGKGNVFEYVAIFQELIKYYPHYNTMNAKRSKCLKFMKGLRPDIKKAIGYQQITRFTELVNKSRIYDMDSRESFAHYKSLNDKKEKGQFRGKPYGDKGKQKAGNGKKSSGGGARTLIKCYMYGVEGNISTKCDKPKKEQVKGKVFALSDSETTVEDKLIRDMHGSMVINTPAMGSVTTSFDEDIEKTAFATRYGHYEYYVMPFGVTNAPVSFLGYVISSGGIVVDPSKIEVVYQWESLRSVAEIISFLGLAGYYRNFIEGFSKLSLSLTWLTRKGQTFIWTSQCEAGFQELKRRLTTAPILILPDLSDPFVLYYEASLMV is encoded by the exons ATGGTTGCAGGAAGGAATGACGATGCGATTGCTGAG AggtttgatgaggaaggtattgaGGTTTCTTGGGCtattttccgtgatgcatttcaAGAGAACTATTTTCTAGAAGATGTGTATGGAAAGAAAGAGGTGGAATTTCTTGAGCTGAAGCAAGGTAAGGGAAATGTGTTTGAGTATGTTGCAATATTCCAAGAGTTGATTAAGTATTATCCTCattacaatactatgaatgctaaGAGATCTAAGTGTCTGAAGTTTATGAAAGGTTTGAgacctgatatcaagaaggcaattggttaccaacagattacGCGTTTTAcggagttggttaacaagagtaGGATTTATGATATGGATAGTAGGGAGAGTTTTGCTCACTATAAGTCCTTGAATGATAAGAAAGAAAAAGGTCAATTTCGAGGGAAGCCTTATGGTGACAAGGGGAAACAGAAAGCTGGTAATGGCAAGAagtcaagtgggggaggagctcgTACTTTGATTAAATGCTACATGTATGGTGTTGAAG GGAacattagtaccaagtgtgacaaGCCGAAGAAGGAGCAAGTGAAAGGGAAGGTGTTTGCGTTATCTGATTCGGAGACTACTGTTGAGGATAAGCTAATCCGAG ATAtgcatggaagtatggttattaatACTCCTGCTatgggttcagtgactacttcattt GATGAGGATATTGAGAAAACTGCTTTTGCGACGAGGTATGGTCACTATGAATATTATGTGATGCCATtcggtgtgactaatgcacctg tgagttttcttggttaTGTGATATCAAGTGGCggtattgttgttgatccgtCTAAGATTGAGGTTGTATATCAATGGGAATCTCTGAGATCTGTTGCTGAGATTATAAGTTTTCTTGGTTTAGCAGGTTATTATCGGaatttcattgaaggattttccaaGTTATCTTTGTCGTTGACGtggttgactaggaagggtcaaacTTTTATTTGGACTTCACAGTGTGAAGCTGGATTTCAAGAGCTCAAGAGAAGGTTGACGaccgctcctattttgattttaccAGATCTATCAGATCCGTTTGTATTGTATTATGAAGCTTCTTTAATGGTTTAA